From the genome of Bordetella sp. H567, one region includes:
- a CDS encoding metallophosphoesterase family protein: protein MKIAAISDIHGNLAALDAVLEDIRQQGADVVVNLGDILSGPLQPSATADRLGPLRLPTIRGNHERQLLSGDPSGMGPSDRWAYGSLRDDQFLWLRELPVTLRLTEDVLLVHGTPEDDVAYFLETVTPSGCRPATHDEVKCLAGSCDAALILCGHTHLQRSMKLEDGRLIVNPGSVGLQAYKDDRPFPHRMEMGSPHARYSCVTRVGSEWRVEFRSVQYEWDKAAAMAELNGRPDWGAALRGGRC, encoded by the coding sequence ATGAAGATAGCAGCCATTTCGGATATACACGGCAATCTAGCTGCGTTGGACGCGGTGTTAGAAGATATTCGTCAGCAAGGCGCCGATGTAGTCGTTAACCTGGGGGACATCCTTTCCGGGCCGCTACAACCGTCAGCAACGGCGGATCGCTTGGGACCGTTGCGCCTGCCTACGATCCGTGGCAATCATGAAAGACAGCTTCTTTCCGGTGACCCATCTGGTATGGGGCCTTCAGATCGGTGGGCGTACGGCTCTCTGCGCGACGACCAATTTCTTTGGTTACGTGAACTACCCGTAACCTTGAGGCTTACGGAAGACGTTCTACTCGTGCACGGTACACCCGAAGACGATGTCGCCTACTTTCTCGAAACCGTAACGCCGAGCGGTTGCCGACCGGCAACGCACGATGAAGTCAAATGCCTTGCAGGCAGTTGCGATGCTGCGCTCATACTGTGCGGACATACGCATTTGCAGCGATCGATGAAGCTCGAGGATGGGCGTCTAATCGTGAATCCTGGCAGCGTTGGATTACAGGCTTATAAGGACGATCGTCCTTTTCCCCACCGTATGGAAATGGGCTCACCGCACGCTCGTTACTCCTGCGTGACTAGAGTCGGTTCTGAATGGAGAGTTGAATTTCGGTCCGTCCAGTACGAGTGGGATAAGGCGGCGGCAATGGCCGAGTTGAACGGACGTCCGGACTGGGGAGCCGCACTTCGCGGTGGCCGGTGTTGA
- a CDS encoding GNAT family N-acetyltransferase, producing MTTQANIRIVGAEEARSLAEQLAALLVGCVAGGASVSFIAPLEMSRAVQFWRNVADGIAQGDRILLVAESDERIMGTVQIVIGQPENQPHRADVSKLLVHRDFRRLGLGGKLMAEVDIVAAGAGRTLLVLDTETGSDAERLYVRSGWTRAGVIPDYAVKPFGGLAATTYFYKRLSPSGRGR from the coding sequence ATGACGACTCAAGCAAACATCCGCATCGTAGGCGCGGAAGAGGCACGAAGTCTGGCGGAGCAGCTGGCCGCGCTTTTGGTGGGCTGCGTCGCCGGCGGCGCCTCGGTCAGCTTTATTGCGCCGCTTGAGATGTCGCGCGCCGTGCAATTCTGGAGGAATGTCGCTGACGGCATCGCGCAAGGCGATAGGATCCTGCTTGTCGCTGAATCCGATGAGCGGATCATGGGCACGGTGCAGATCGTCATCGGGCAACCCGAGAACCAACCGCACAGAGCAGACGTGTCCAAGCTATTGGTTCATCGCGATTTCCGACGTCTGGGCCTTGGCGGCAAGTTGATGGCGGAGGTCGATATCGTCGCCGCGGGCGCCGGGCGGACGTTGTTGGTCCTGGATACGGAGACAGGGAGCGATGCCGAGCGGCTCTATGTCCGTTCCGGCTGGACGCGCGCGGGGGTGATTCCCGATTACGCCGTGAAGCCGTTCGGCGGCCTGGCTGCGACGACTTACTTCTACAAGCGGCTATCGCCCTCCGGCCGCGGCCGATGA
- a CDS encoding helix-turn-helix domain-containing protein: MDINQLIASRIRDLRGKHAWSLDALADRSGVSRSTISLIERGVSSPTAIVLDKLAAALHVPLASLFERPSAEDTPSPISRADKQAVWTDPASGYVRRHLSAAVACPTQLVEIHFPAGQRVSYETSMQEPDVVQQVWMIQGTMEVRVGETTWRLGKGDCLTMKLNQPTAFHNPGRVTARYLVAITAPSQKGI; this comes from the coding sequence ATGGACATCAACCAGCTCATTGCGTCTCGCATTCGGGATCTACGCGGCAAACACGCCTGGTCGCTTGATGCGCTCGCCGACCGGAGTGGCGTCAGCCGTTCCACCATATCCCTGATCGAACGAGGTGTAAGCAGCCCGACTGCCATTGTCCTGGACAAACTGGCCGCGGCACTTCATGTCCCCCTGGCATCGTTGTTCGAGCGCCCCTCGGCTGAAGACACCCCCTCCCCGATCTCCCGGGCTGACAAGCAAGCGGTCTGGACGGACCCGGCATCGGGATATGTTCGTCGCCACCTCTCGGCGGCTGTGGCCTGTCCCACCCAGCTAGTCGAAATCCACTTCCCAGCCGGTCAGCGGGTCTCGTACGAGACGTCGATGCAGGAGCCGGATGTGGTGCAGCAGGTCTGGATGATCCAAGGAACGATGGAGGTGCGTGTCGGAGAGACGACCTGGCGCCTGGGGAAAGGCGACTGCCTGACGATGAAACTGAATCAGCCAACCGCATTCCACAACCCAGGCCGCGTAACGGCCCGCTATCTGGTAGCGATAACCGCGCCTTCCCAAAAAGGAATCTGA